The DNA window CGCCTGAATTGGGGGAGCCCCTCGAACTCGCCATTCTTGAGCAGGGCGTGAAGATGCATGATGATCTTGGCGTCTTGACCATCGGTTCCagcgtggtggtggcgccgtcTGCCTTTGCCTCGTCACTTGGGCTGGCAGGGGTGTATGCCGAGGAGCCAATGTGCGGCGATCATGTTGAGGACGATAGCTTGGTTGATATCATCTTGATCTGCCCCCAGCATGTGTTGATGGTGCCTCATGGTCTTGTAGCCACCTTCCAAGTTGAGCCATCCGGTCTTGCAACTCGCGAAGTTCTTGTCGTAAGTCTTCACTTCTTGGAGCAGGTGCCTCAGGTCTCAGGACAACGAACCTGTTGTTGTTGTAGTCGGACGATCCTCGTACCGCGGACAAGTGGAGGCATGGCTCCCATGTGCTCTGCTGGCAAGGGGCGTATGTGTTGTAGTCGAAGGAGATCGTTGGTCCGGGAAGAAGAATGTGCTCCCCATAACGCCGCTTCCAATACTCCTTCATGATGGCGCGCCTGACTTTCTCCTTGATCTTGGTTGGCTCATGTGCCCATTCATCAGGGAACAAGTCATAGGGTGGTTCCAAGATGCTCGGATATTTGCACACCTTGCCGATGAGGATGGATGTGTCAAGAGACCAATCTTCCTCCGGGACAGAACTCTGGGCGATGCGCGAACTAACCAGTTGATGTAGACGCTGCACCTTGTGGTACTTCCTCCTGTAGTTGCGCAGAGGATGTGGACTATCCATGTGTCGAGCATGGGATATGTGTCGACGTAGGTTGTCAGAGACAGCTTCCAAAGCTTTAAGCAACTCCACTTCCGTATGTTGCACATTTGGGGAGGGTGGCTTTGGAGCAGAAGTCGGAGTAGAGGCGCGCAGGGATGCAGTACTTGAACGCCTGTTGGCCGCTTTGGTGCGCAGCTTTTGCGCAGCCTGGATGTCTCCCTTGATCTCAGCTACAACGGACTCCTTCAAAAGGGTCCGGGCTTCAAGCATGAGGGCACGTCGCTCCTTCTTAGCCTTGGCAGAAGCACGCTTGCGCTGCTTCTTAGCTTGGATCTCTTGGAACTGAGCTGTGTCTTGGGCTTGCTGAAAATAGATCTTGGAGCCATACTCAAAGACCGCCGCTGGTGGTTGCGACCCAAATTGGATCACAAAGGGCGTCGGAGTGTTCTCGATGATGGAAGGTCCTCCTGCAAGGAGACCTTGGTCATGAGATATTCACACCAAATATCATCATGCAGCATGCTGGTGATGGTTGGAGATGTTGGCGAAGACGAATTTGACGACCACTGAAGCGCGGCAAAGATGGGAGGAGAACcaggtcccaccgggcgtgccaattTGTTTAGGGTGGAAAATAACGTCTATGATATTATTTAGAGATATGTATATGTGCAGGCGTGCCAGTGTAACTAAGTACACAATAAACAAAACATAGGGAACATGCACTTTATTAATCTCAAGGATTATAAATACAAATTCCCATATAATGATACGCGCTTCATAGCCTGTCATTGGACATATCTGACTTGAGCAATGTGGTCTCCTGGTTCCTGGGGCCTCGTAAAGCTCCCGGTTAATTACCTCCGCAGGTCTAGGCCTGCAGAGAACCTCCTATTAAGCTGCTAGTGGTCGTCTCATCGTCTTCGCTTCGCATTCTCCATGCATGGTTGTGATGGTGATATAGATGTGGGTGCTGGCAGCGATCCACAGCCTCGTCGGTCCGTGCGTCGGTGTTGGTGACGTAGCCTTAGCGTCGGCTTCGCCCGCCCTTGTCGTCTAGCCTCATCGGTCTTGAACGACGTGTCGGTGTAGATTGCTTGAAGAAGATATGCATGGAATCGCGTAGCTTGGACGGCTCGACGTCATAGCAATTGCATCGGGATCATATTAGGAAAGAAAGGTGTAGTAGGAGATGGTCGATGCAGACCACCGAACTATACTTGCACTTGAGAAATTAGTGTATAACGATACACATCCTCATGGCCAAATGAGTATAGCTTAGCAATAAGCCATTTTATTGGTTTGCTTGTCACTGTGCGCACagtagcatgcatgcacacgTGAAACATTAGCGTGTGATGATTTTTGCCATAGTTGCTGCAGATGGCGTGCTCTTCTCCAGGCTTGGCCATCGGCTCCACGGCAGCCCCCGGCAATGTGAATGACACGGCGCCGGCAACGACAGCAACGGAGAACACGTGAGGGAGGAGACAGCACCGTCGAACGCGATCAGGTGAACATCAGCAGCGCCTCAGATACCGCGACGAGCGTGAAAGTGTCGCCGGTCGGCGGAGTCTCAATGACGAGACATGCTCGGAGTCCAACGGTGGTGCGGCGATGACGGCACGAAGGCGTCTTCCGACGAGATGGCCTTCGGCAGACGGTGTCACTGGCGGCTCGACGAGGTTGGCGAGATTTAGGGCGTCGATGACAAAGTGGATGTCATGGCCTCCCGGTTGACGGCGACTCCACTCCATTGGACGGCATGGGCGGAGACCGATGTAACGACGATGGCTTGCCGGCAACCTCCGGCGGGATCGCATGGACAGCAATCTCCATCGCCTGGCGGTGTAGACGAGAGCGGCGGCTTGAAGACGCCTCGACatcacggcgatggcgacgacggcatcacagcaacgacgacgatggcagCTTGATGACATTTCTGGCGGTTTTGATGATTCTCAACATGCCTCGGCAAGACGGCACGGAGATGGCCTTCTCCGGGTTAACCCAGCAAACCTCGACGAGGTGGAGGATGGCACGTCCGGACTCGACGACAGCGCGCGTGAGGAGGATGACGGCGCGCACCGATGAAGGCGCTGTGAGGTAGAGGTCGCCACCGGCCAGACGAGGATATCCCGTGTTCCGGCGGCGCAACGGCGTGAGGAAGATGACAACACCGCCGAAGACGGTCGGCGAGACGTTTGGCACGGCGACTCCGGCGAGGGAGGCGTCATGGTTCTGCGGGCGGCGTTCGCGATGTTGAGGCAGCGTATTCCGGCGAGGTAGCATGACGA is part of the Oryza glaberrima chromosome 4, OglaRS2, whole genome shotgun sequence genome and encodes:
- the LOC127772003 gene encoding uncharacterized protein LOC127772003; this translates as MRWRRDENAGAPLHGARTPSLSLPSHARAVRRTGEQATVRCLVRTKGLVMLPRRNTLPQHRERRPQNHDASLAGVAVPNVSPTVFGGVVIFLTPLRRRNTGYPRLAGGDLYLTAPSSVRAVILLTRAVVESGRAILHLVEVCWVNPEKAISVPSCRGMLRIIKTARNVIKLPSSSLL